Part of the Ornithinimicrobium flavum genome, TGCCACGATCGTGCAGCACCTGCGCCGCCAGCGGGAGACGGTCACGACCCGGGTCGCCGAGCTCACCGAGCTCGTGACGGCCATCGACCGAGCCCTGGAGGCAGAGATGAACGACCACAGGATCACCCGCGAGGAGCAGCGCGAGCTGTTCGGCGACACCTTCGACGACAGCTACGCGCAGGAGGCGGAGGAGCGCTGGGGCGGGACCGAGGCCTGGGAGCAGTCCCAGCGGCGGGCCCGGAGCTACGACGAGGCGCAGTGGCAGCAGATCAAGGACGAGGGGGACGCGGTCAACGCCCGCTACGTGGAGCTGATGGGCTCCGGCGTGCCCGCGGCGTCGACCGAGGCGATGGACGTGGCCGAGGAGGCCCGGCAGCAGATCTGCCGCTGGTTCTACGACTGCCCCCGCGAGATGCACGCGGGCATCGCCGCGATGTACGTCTCCGACCCGCGCTTCCGGAAGACCTACGAGGACGTCCACGAGGGCCTGGCGCAGTACGTGCACGACGCGGTGGTCGCCAACGCCGCCCGCGGCTGAGGACCGTCCCGGGGGCGGTGTGGACGAGCACCGGGTCGGTCCGCGCCGTCACGTAGGCTGCCGCTGTGATCGAGCAGACCCCGCCCTCCGCCGCCCCGCGCGGCGTCGGGCGGGGTCTGTTCGTGGCTTTCGAGGGGGGTGACGGGGCCGGGAAGTCCACCCAGGCCCGGCTGCTGGGGGAGTGGCTGCAGGAGCGGGGGTATGCCGTCCGCCACACGCGCGAGCCGGGGGCACGGCGCTCGGGCGCGGGATCCGCGAGCTGCTGCTCCACGGGGAGGACGGCTCGGTCAGCCCGCGGGCCGAGGCTCTGCTCTTCGCCGCGGACCGTGCCCATCACGTGGCCACGCTGGTCAGGCCGGCCCTGGAGCGCGGAGAGGTCGTCCTGACCGACCGTTATCTCGACTCCTCCGTCGCCTACCAGGGCGCGGCCCGCGACCTGGGCCACGAGGAGATCCGCGAGCTGTCGGTATGGGCCGTCGACGGCCTCGTGCCGGACCTCACGGTCCTTCTGGACGTCCCGGCGGGGGTGGGCCGGGAGCGCCGGGGCGCCGTCCACGACCGGCTCGAGCGCGAGGCCGACGACTTCCACGACCGGGTGCGGCGAGGGTTCCTCGACCTCGCGGCCCGCGAGCCCGGACGGTATGTCGTGCTCGACGCCACCGGCGGGGTCGAGGACCTCGCCGCGGTGGTGCGCGAGCGGGTCACGGAGCTGCTGGCGGGTGCGCCGTGAGCGCCACCGGGGTCTTCGACCAGCTGGTGGGCCAGGACCGGGTGGTGGGCACGCTGCACCGCGCGGCGTCCGTGGCGGGGGCCATGACTCACGCCTGGTTGTTCACGGGCCCGCCGGGGTCGGGGCGGTCGGTGGCCGCCCGCACCTTCGCCGCGGCCCTGCAGTGCGAGCGGGAGGACGACCCGGGGTGCGGGCGGTGCCAGCCCTGCCGCATGGTCCTGGCCGGGAGCCACCCCGACGTGCGCATCGTGGACACCGAGCAGACCTTCATCAAGGTCGAGGAGGCCCGGGCGCTGGTGGTCGAGGCCCAGGCCCGGCCCAGCATCGGCCGGTGGCGGGTCATCGTCGTCGAGGACGCAGACCGGCTCAACGACCACTCCGCCAACACCCTGCTCAAGTCGCTCGAGGAGCCGACGGCGCGCACGGTGTGGATGCTGTGCGCCCCCACCCTCGAGGACGTCCTGGTGACCATCCGGTCCCGCTGCCGGCACGTGCGCCTGGGCACCCCGCCGGCGGCCGCGGTCGCCGAGCTGCTGGTCCGGCGTGACGGGGTGGACCCCTCGATGGCCCACTACGCCGCCCGGGCCGCCCAGAGCCACATCGGGATCGCGCGCCGGCTCGCGACCGACGAGCACGCGCGCGCCCGGCGGCGCGAGATCGTCTCGATCCCCCTGTCGCTGCACTCCCTGGGCGATGCGCTGCGCGCCGCCCAGGATCTCGTCCAGGAGGCCGGGGACGGGGCTCGGGCGACGTCGGAGGACTACGCCCAGGAGCAGCGGCACGAGCTCCTGGCCCAGATCGGCGCGGACCCCTCCGCCCGGTCGCAGCCCCCCTCGGTGCGGGCGCACCTCAAGCGCCTCGACGAGCGGCTCCGGGCCGAGGCCCGGCGCCAGCAGCACGACAGCATCGACGCGGCGCTCACCGACCTCGCCTCCGCCTACCGGGACGCCCTCATGGTGTCGACGGGGGCGCCGGTGGAGCGCATCAACACCAGCGACCCCGAGCAGGTCGAGCGCCTCGCGCGGGCCTTCTCCCCCGAGGGTCTGCTGGGGGCGCTGGAGACCATCGGCCTCGCACGGCAGCGGCTCATCGCCAACGGCGCGCCGCTGCTCGTCCTCGAGGCGATGATGATCGGCCTGACGCTGCCCGGCAGCGACTGACGACCGGAAGGACACACGTGGCCAGCACCCACACCGCCCGAGCGCGGGTGATCACCGCGACGGTGGCGAGCCTCGCCCTGCTCGCCGGCTGCGCCGGGGGGCAGTCTGCCCCGGAGGCGACCCCACCCCCCACCAGCGCGGCGGGCACCGCGGCCGAGGCGGAGGACCGGGCCGCCGGCACCGACGAGGACGCGGCGACGACCGAGGGGGGTGCGCGCTCCGCCGCGCCCTCGACGGCTCCCGACGCAGCCCCCGGCCCGGTCCCCGAGGGCCTGGACGACTACTACTCCCAGCCGCTGGACTGGAGCGCCTGCGAGGGGGCGTTCGAGTGCGCCAGCCTCACGGTCCCGGTCGACTACGCCCAGCCCGACGGCGCCACCCTCGACCTGGCTCTGCTCAGGGTGCCCGCCGCCGGGACGGCCCGGGGGTCGCTCGTGGTCAACCCCGGCGGGCCTGGCGTGTCCGGCGTGGACTACGCGAGGCTGGCCGGGCCCGGCTTCGGGCCGGAGCTGCTGGAGTCCTACGACGTGGTCGGTTTCGACCCCCGGGGCGTGGGTCGGTCCG contains:
- a CDS encoding MerR family transcriptional regulator — translated: MTRSMAMTGEMLTVGQVAESLGVTVRTLHHYDEIGLVVPSERSRAGYRLYTEEDLRRLQHVVVYRRLGLPLERIGEMLADDAGATIVQHLRRQRETVTTRVAELTELVTAIDRALEAEMNDHRITREEQRELFGDTFDDSYAQEAEERWGGTEAWEQSQRRARSYDEAQWQQIKDEGDAVNARYVELMGSGVPAASTEAMDVAEEARQQICRWFYDCPREMHAGIAAMYVSDPRFRKTYEDVHEGLAQYVHDAVVANAARG
- a CDS encoding DNA polymerase III subunit delta', with amino-acid sequence MSATGVFDQLVGQDRVVGTLHRAASVAGAMTHAWLFTGPPGSGRSVAARTFAAALQCEREDDPGCGRCQPCRMVLAGSHPDVRIVDTEQTFIKVEEARALVVEAQARPSIGRWRVIVVEDADRLNDHSANTLLKSLEEPTARTVWMLCAPTLEDVLVTIRSRCRHVRLGTPPAAAVAELLVRRDGVDPSMAHYAARAAQSHIGIARRLATDEHARARRREIVSIPLSLHSLGDALRAAQDLVQEAGDGARATSEDYAQEQRHELLAQIGADPSARSQPPSVRAHLKRLDERLRAEARRQQHDSIDAALTDLASAYRDALMVSTGAPVERINTSDPEQVERLARAFSPEGLLGALETIGLARQRLIANGAPLLVLEAMMIGLTLPGSD